The Zingiber officinale cultivar Zhangliang chromosome 2A, Zo_v1.1, whole genome shotgun sequence genomic sequence GCCAGTTTCGAACCTTTTTCTTCTCTCAACAGCATCCTGCACCCTCTTGTTGAACTCTTCATCAGAGCCTACTAACATGTATCGCAGCTTGAAATTTACCCTATTGGCAACCATTATCTCATACCGTGGAATTATCCTATCGTCCAGAGAATAACTAAAAAACCTGCGATTGTTTGTTCAATTCAAGTGTAAGCATATTGTAGGAGGACCAAAATAGTTGCAAGTAGTTAGAAGACTTCACTATGTGATAGCACAATATTATGTACACAAAAACTAGTTCTCGTTTGATGCTTACAAATGTCTTCTTTTCATCTACATGTATTGTATAAGCATCTCCATGGTCACATGTATGCTGCTTATAAAATAAATGCATATTTATGAATTTTTGTAATGCCTTCAATATGCTAACAAAAGGAATGCATGGCGGTAAGTGGAAGTCAGTTGTTGCCTCAATTGAGCCCTCTTCAAGCAAGATTTTAAAGGCTCAACTTCTGTACATACCACAGATAAGATCAAGGGCTACCATGATATTATGTCAAGTCTTATATCTCCCTAACTCTTGCAACCCATCATAAGACTATTTACTTCAAATAAGTTTGAGTATCTCTGATAAAATATTTACCTAGGGAATTCGATAAGATCCTTAAGTGGCCGGACCATGACTCTTCTGAGGTATCTGTACTTGGGGCGGAGTGAATCAATATTGTATCGAAGCAACATTGGGAAGTTAGCAATCATCTCTCCTAGTGTTGGGAGACGTATACCCAATGATAGGAAGTACTTAACATTGCCATCTAGTTTCTTTGTGATACTGCAGCCAACTAGTTGTGGATCCAAAGCAATGACCTTTCCGATGTCCCCCTGAGTGACTCCAGCTTTAGTCATTAAAAATATGACCTGCAAAGTTTTTAGTGATTGAATCATTATGAATATTATGCCAGCAAACGCCTAAAGCAACAGAAGCATAATAAAACAAGTTTACAAAACTAACAAATATAGCATCCATCAGCTGTTCATCCATCgaacataatttaataaatagttGGTAACTGCTAATTTCATACACTAACAATCTATCTCTTGGTTCCTGTGTCCAAGGTTAGTTTGTATTGAATGATAAACCAGCATTCTAAAGTACCAATTTCATTCATAAGAAACTCCATATGGGacatgataaaaaaaatgataatcccggTTAACCTCATTGACTATTTATAGGGTGACCGGCCTAgtccacggaagtttcccaccggccaccagggtaaatcgggaagcgcaagTGGTGGCCAGCCCacaagcccagcatcctttgattacgccccccatttggagaaaaaatttctgCAAATATGCCGTAGTTGGGGTTCGAACCGTGGATGCCtaggtgacaacctggatgtcctaccgcgaCACCATGGCCCCAGGGACCCACATGGGACATGATAGAACTATGGTAATGATGGTCGATTGGTGGCAATTCAGCAAAACCCTGATATCTAATTTTAAACCTAGAAACTTACATGACCACTTGAGTTTCATCTTCAAACATGCTAGACTATCAAAAAATATAGATTAAAGTATTCAATTTTATCAATTTGAACCTAACAATTTTCTTCTCGTGGCCATAAGAAATCTATTGATATCTAGAATATCAGTTCATATATCATCAACTTTTTATTTGATCCATGCAAAAAAGAGGCAATGGATGCCAGAAGTTGAAGAAGGGGGAAGAACTttaataaaacaataaaaatccACCGTTCTCATCTCAGTAATTAGCTGTTGACCATACGGAGCCCACGCAAAAATTAGAAACAAAAGTGTGACAGTTGCCAAAAATTTTGAGGTCTTATGTATTTCCTACCACTGAACTTTATCAAAGGCAGCATCTGTAACTCATCAAACCATGTATGTCCCAACTACTTGGATCAGCTACATGGATCCAGTTTAGAAAAACCatatataattttccttttagATAAGATGCAAAACTCTAGAAGCTGCTCTTCATCACGAACTCTTTGATCTATTAGTAATATCTTCATCACTATCCTCGTATTGTTGAGATTCAAGATATCTAAAGTCATAATCATATACATCCATCTTACTTATTCAGTTAATTCTTTCCATATTATTAAGACTACATGTTTTGTTTTCAGTTTTATTTTCCACTTATTACAACTTTTAGTTTCTAAAAATTTTCTACACAATTTAACGttcaaatttaatctaattaCACTATAATCAGTTGCACAAAAGCATCCCAAATACATAGAGCAAGGGCATTTCTTTTGAATAACTAACCTAAAAAGACAAGGACTCAATGGTAACCCTTTACCTAAGCCTACAACTATAGAAAAAATCAGTCGTACCACTCCTAGTAGCTCTAAGACTAAGAAAAATGCTATCACACATTTTTTTATACCTCAACATAATTTCTTTTCTTCTACAAAATCCACCAGAAACTTTAtcataaaacttttttttttgtcaatagGAGGATACAGAAACTACTTTTTCTCTATATTTTTTCCACTAGTTATATTACTAAATAAATAACACCTGTGGTTGGGACTTCAGggcattaaatcaaattgatccTATATTTGTCAAACTTTCATCTCTTATTCTCCTCTCAATAACTCTTTCCCAAATTTTCATAATATACCTTCATCCCTCTCTACTTAGAACAATATTATATATTACCTTTACTAATTAGGCATCTTCTTAATTCTTAAAAATTGTTTGAATAACATAATTAACCAAATTATAGCTTGATCTTCTAACCTCTTTCAATCTTCCATAGGAATGATATTCAAACTTACACTTTTAACTCCCTTTATTCTTTTTTAAGCTTCTTTAATCTCACTTCATTGATAAATTACCAACAAATTTATGATCTTTAAATCTATTATAACTTTTAATTGCATGTTACATTATCATCAACAAGAACCTTCCAGTATTCATCTTTTATGTATCCAACATCCCTAATTATACAAAAAAATAATCTTGTCTCAGCTAAGATACAGATAGGGATAAAGTTGACATGGTATAAACATCGCGTATATTAACCTTAAGTTTATCATTGTCTCATTGTTAGATCATAATGTGTGAGTCATGTTTCTTTAACTATTTGAGATAGCTCTGGTAAAATCATGTCCAACACTTAGATAATCATAAATCTTTCTAGTTATATCCTAGCTAAATGTGATTCAATCTTATCATGGCAAAAATGTTTTCCCTCACAGAAAACATTATGATCTATTAGGAAATTGTCAACATAATGAGGTAAAAAGTGAAAGGACAAACCACTGGCCGTATTTTCTTGTACAGGCTATATGTCAGGAAGGAAGGAAATCTCACTAGAACACCACCAATAGCTTCATTTCTGACTCCAATATCCTGTAGGAATCGTACCTGAACAATGGCATAGATATATAAATACCATATCTCAGATGACATGCcaaataatacaaaatactgCTGTAATAGTTGCATGTGATGTGGTAGAAACAACGAGTAATATCACAACAAACTGATCAAACCTTGGGAGCAATAGTTGTCTCCAGATCAATACAAAAAACAATTGGTTTAACCATCAGTACTCTCTTCATCCCATCACGTTGAACACCAAGGTAATACAAATACTTCACGAGGGGTTTCCACCTTTCCTCAATGCTGCAACCCATTAAGTGAGGCTTGAAAGCTAACAATCGCCCAACTTCCTCTGTGGTTAAGCCAAATTCCTTGAGATACTGAACCTGGAAAAAAATGTCAGTATTACTTGTATTCTGATGTCAAAGTTCCTCTTTCTTAGAATGTCAATTTAGCAAATTTCATTTCTTGAACTAACCAATACACTTAGGCTCCTTTTGGTactgttgtgaaaaaaaaaactgaCTTTACAGTGAAGTATGTTTATAGAACATCTGAATCAAACTTGGAAAAGCTAACAGGGAAAGACACTTATGCTAAAATAATGGTGAAAAATCAGTTAAGCCAAAAGCAGCAAGCAATTTCAGCCTAGAGAAAGCAATTTCTAATTGCTACAAGATAATTTACTCATTCAACTTACCATAATGCGTTTTCATAGATATGTGTACACTTTTCCAAGCTAAGCTTTAAAGTAATTTGCATTTCTTCACCTTCTGCCAAAAAATTGATCTTTTGACAAAGGTAATATTGTTTGTCAAATTGTTGTTCAAGAATTAACTGAAAATGAAATAGTAGTTTAAGGATTCTTAGCATTTAACTAAAAATCATAGTATTTTGTGATCCCAAAAGATAAATTTATTATGCTATTCGGTAtgaaaaaaagtaatagaaaagatcCTTTATATAATACAATGGCAAGTACAAAAATAAAAGCATTTTGCACAAGATAAAAAGTAAATCTGTCATGTCATCAATTACCCAACAGTAATTGGCAAAAAAGAATAATGATAATTGGCAATTCTTCCATAATTTGAAATGGCAGGAAAACTTTGATATCAtcacccaattttttttttttaagaactaTTAAGAATACTCACGAAGCATGAACACCTTACTAGCCATATCTTCTAAACTGAAATATCCAAGAGCCCTGGGATAATCATAGACCATTGTACCAAAGTCATTCTCATTCATCCCCATGTGCAAATAAAATTTAGCTCTCAACTCCAACTCCTCCATGCTTAAACTCAAAATCTGGGGGCAACGACTAACAACAAAGCCCATCCAATCCTTTCTCACTCCGTTACTCTCTAGATAACTTACAATCTCCTTCAGTTCATCCAAACTGCGCTCCAAAATGCAACTTGCCTTCAGAAGCACAAATCCCAGAGATTCCCCCTTCACGTGAATTGACTTCAACCATGCACATACTCGCCTCACCAACTGGAGATCACCAGAACACTTGCAAATTATTTTCCCAATTTTGGGGAATGTCATGTGATTGTGTTTCAACCACCTACAATATATAGAACCTAATCAGATTTGATGAACTGGAAAAGGATAATGGAAAAATAAGATCTTTCTACTGGAAAAGGATAATGGAAAAATAAGATCTTTCAAAAATCTGTTCGATTTATCCTACAATAGTCATCCTAGAGAAAATAGGTAGCTAAAGATGCTCACTTGACAAGTGCAACGACTCCAGAGCTCTGAATGTAGCTCTTAGCACGAGCATTGAATGACAAGTGGGCGAACTCCGGCATCAGTTTCAAGGCTGCAGCTCCAATCACGACCCGGTCTATAAATTCAGGCAGCGACGAGACAATCTTAGCGGAGTAGTTGATTCTGAGCCTTCCAGCTCTTAGGGCGTCCTTCAGCGTCTCCGAGGCAACCCCTCGACGGACCTCGAGGGCGCGTTTGAGAGCCAAATCATCGCTGTCGAGGAGCAAGCGCCTGAGGACAGCGGGCGGAGGGTCAGGACTCTCTGCCCGGGCGAAGTCGATGGAGCCAGGGAATCGGGGGACCCTCCGCGTGACGAGAGAATACTCTTCGATAACCTTCTTCCGCGTGATTTCATCTTCGTGTTCTTCCCGTCGCCCGCCGTGGCCAATTGGAGTTCCTGCGTCTTCGGGGAAGACAACAAGGGCGTTCTGGCGGCGGGAGAGGTCGGAAGCGCTGTCGGGACTGAAGTTCCGAGGGCAACTGGGGTCGAGGGCAGCGCGGAGGTAGGAGCGGAGAGGGCGATAGCGGGACGGGTCGGGCCGCCGCAGGTGAAGAAGGGTTTTAGGGTTTGGGACGGGAGGGAAGAAGATGGTAGCGCGGTGGTGGTGGCAATGGCATTGCATCATGCAGTACGGCTACGAATGTCATCCTCTCAATCGACCCTTATCACTAACGGCTTccaaaaatatgatataaaattaataacttaaaactATTGGATTAAAACAAATGGTCCCATGGTCTAGTGGTTAGGACATTGGACTCTGAATCCAGTAACCCGAGTTCAAATCTCGGTGGGACCTTTTTTTCCTGATATCCATTTATTACTACTGTCCATGTCAGAATATCTTTTGCCTTCGAGATTACCTTATCACCAATCCTCTGGCCTATTTTCTTCTTCACGAGGCCCTTTAAACTCAGTTGTAACATATGTCGGCCGTAAGAGTCCCCCatctagagctgtcagacgggccaacccatagcggggcgggtcggcccgtggcgggctaaTCATTTGACGGGGCGGgacgggccaacccgccaacttggcgggttgggaaatttccaacccaactcattctaaggcgggttgcgggtttggcgggccaacccgcgggcccatcaaaaatttttaaaaaaaataaaaaaatatttcatatcttcaacattttacttctaaaaagttttctacaattaaatgtatacataaacatgtattttaaatataaatgaacacaaacaagTACTTTTGTTGgatgaaaaatactatttttatttcaaaattataacaaagaaagataataaattggcttaaaacttagcttacatgtatttttcaacccgcgggccaacccaagcctgtCGCGAGCATAGGCAAGTCGGGCGTGActgacttgggttgataaaattccaacccaacccgcttaaattatttGACGGGGCGGGTCAATCCGACggacccaacccaaattgacgttTCTACCCCCATTATAGGTCTTCTGACAAGTCATTCCTATCACAACCTTCCAAATGAGAAAGTCAATCCTTTTTGTGACAAAAATGAAAAAGGACATTCCAACTTTATCAAATCATTAAATGGATACCTCTTTTATGAAAATTATCAAATGAATGTCCTATCAAATAAAAACTATCTAAAATATTCTCCAGTTGTCTGTAGATTCAAATTCTTTATttccaaattaaattttaaaatttagagttgGTATAATCTACTTAAAAGGTAGAGGTTATAACATGCAGCAACTGTCAGTTAACTTTTACTTTTATAACACTTCATGGACCCTGTGTTATTTTTGATCAATGGGGAAGATTTAAAACtttcaaattataaaaaaaaaaaatgaaaggggTTCATAGGACCCACTAGATATAAAATTAATACACAGTTAATTATTACAACACGCAGTAGTTATCTATTATTACAATAGTTCCCTGTATTATATACCATAGTAAGATATCCATATTATTATTTAGATGTCATAGTTCAAACTAAAATCAGAtatatttgtagaatttttttttttcaaatgaaagaCGTAATTAAAAAACATTGGACTTTTGGACTGACTGTTGTATGCGTTTTTCGATATATCTTAGTGaccgatgaaaaattttcatgagaCCGGACTGATCATTTTTACCTACTGttacaataataatattatttaattttaattaattaaggataaaAAATCTCAATCGAATAGGTAttcaaatgtaaaaaaaaatgaagtGGATTTCATACTacccataaaatataaaattaatattatttaaatatgaTCCGATATGTAGCAGTTAGCACATATGACCTAATCAAATTGGGCAtcgtgattttttattttttaaaatattgttttATTTTAGAAAGAGaatatctatttttatttttaaattatgttaattttatttgttataattttttttaattatatatcttattttttaaaaactaatcaattatctacgtttatgtattgatcttttaaaaacatttaaaatgcTCCCCTCCTCATAGTCATCGATAATCTTATATCCTTTATCTTTCTTGTCGGTGTTCTATGTTTTTTTCCTCCTCAGTCAATAATTTCATATATTTCTCCTCCCTGACCGATAATATTCTCAAAAgatgttatttttttctttattgatgatttcttttttttcactcttccctctttttcttctatAAGAACAATAAATAGAAGTTTCTTATGTTGGACctcgtgattgttttgatgtgatcaactaagttaggttagaccttatttgattttgatccatgtgtctaactaagtgtgcaggagcataggaagttgagcagaagacacGACTAGCaaaaaggatggcacgggaaaggagccgactggctcggtgcatccgagagacgaaaggattgcaaaagagtacaccggtggatgagaagaacgtacgtgacgttcgagggatgagaagctgaagagaagtctgctcaaggagaaggtcaaaaACTAGGTTCGGGTAACCCCTATTCcggtggtcgaaatcacccaagagatCGTAGAAGCAAAGGAGCGAAGTGGAGCTACaagtgctgctggaggcgccttc encodes the following:
- the LOC122042576 gene encoding transcription termination factor MTERF2, chloroplastic-like, with translation MMQCHCHHHRATIFFPPVPNPKTLLHLRRPDPSRYRPLRSYLRAALDPSCPRNFSPDSASDLSRRQNALVVFPEDAGTPIGHGGRREEHEDEITRKKVIEEYSLVTRRVPRFPGSIDFARAESPDPPPAVLRRLLLDSDDLALKRALEVRRGVASETLKDALRAGRLRINYSAKIVSSLPEFIDRVVIGAAALKLMPEFAHLSFNARAKSYIQSSGVVALVKWLKHNHMTFPKIGKIICKCSGDLQLVRRVCAWLKSIHVKGESLGFVLLKASCILERSLDELKEIVSYLESNGVRKDWMGFVVSRCPQILSLSMEELELRAKFYLHMGMNENDFGTMVYDYPRALGYFSLEDMASKVQYLKEFGLTTEEVGRLLAFKPHLMGCSIEERWKPLVKYLYYLGVQRDGMKRVLMVKPIVFCIDLETTIAPKVRFLQDIGVRNEAIGGVLVRFPSFLTYSLYKKIRPVVIFLMTKAGVTQGDIGKVIALDPQLVGCSITKKLDGNVKYFLSLGIRLPTLGEMIANFPMLLRYNIDSLRPKYRYLRRVMVRPLKDLIEFPRFFSYSLDDRIIPRYEIMVANRVNFKLRYMLVGSDEEFNKRVQDAVERRKRFETGYASASTSDDEESIMVPVSSS